In the genome of Luteitalea pratensis, the window AGCTCGACGCCTACGCGCACCTGGGGACGCCATTCGTTTTCGCGTCGACCTGAAGGTCGACGCCTACGGGCCCTTGAGAACCGTCCACGGCGTCCTGAGGTGTAGCCGCCGACCTTCAGGTCGGCGGGCATACGGACCCCGATTCACCGCCGATCGACGCGTTCCTTGACGGCAGCGCGCGTCTCGCGATCGGTCTCGCGCCGCTTGATCGTCTCGCGCTTGTCGTGGGCCTTCTTGCCGCGCGCGAGGGCCAGGTTGATCTTCACGCGCCCGTTCTTCAGGTACATGCGCGTCGGCACGAGCGTGAGGCCCTTCTCCACCGTGCGGCCAATCAACTTGCGGATCTCGGCACGATTGAGCAGCAGCTTGCGCCTGCGCAGCGCCTCGTGCTCGGCATAGCCGCGATGGCTGTACGGGCTGATGTGGATGTTGTAGACCCACACCTCGCCACGCTCCACGCGCGCATAGCTGTCGCGCAGGTTGATGCGGCCTTCCCGGATCGCCTTGACCTCGGTGCCGAGCAGGACGACGCCGGCCTCGAACTGCTCGAGATATTCGAAGTCGAAGCCGGCCTTGCGGTTGTCGGCCAGCAGGCGCGGCGTCTTCTCGGCAGGTTTGGCGGGTGCCGATTTCGGCTGTGATGTCTGGTGGGTGGCCATGATCGTGTCAGGGAGCCTACAGGCTAACGGGCTACAGCCTACAGCCTACAGCCTACAGGCTACGGGCTACGGGCTACCCGAGGCGGGGCGAGAAGAAGCGAGGCGAGCAGAAGCCAGGCGAGCCGCGAGCGTGATCGCGCTGACCATGCT includes:
- the smpB gene encoding SsrA-binding protein SmpB — its product is MATHQTSQPKSAPAKPAEKTPRLLADNRKAGFDFEYLEQFEAGVVLLGTEVKAIREGRINLRDSYARVERGEVWVYNIHISPYSHRGYAEHEALRRRKLLLNRAEIRKLIGRTVEKGLTLVPTRMYLKNGRVKINLALARGKKAHDKRETIKRRETDRETRAAVKERVDRR